The genomic DNA CAACGGTATTTTTTCCCTGTTCTGTGGCTCACAGAACAGCAAGTATCTATTGATGTCCAGTACTCTATATTCCAAGTCCTTTTGATAGGCGTTTCTTCTTCTTTATCTAGTATTTTATTTTCCATTTTCTATAAAATCAAGTTACTAATATCTATAAAAGACTGTATAAATGAAATGGTTACAAACAAGAGAATGCCAAATCCAACCATAACAATCCACTTTTTCCAATATTTTCTAAAGAAAATGAGAGATAGGAAGGTAAAAAAAATATTAATGAGAATTATTCCACAGCAAAATATAACAATCATTCTTCCAATTATCATACTTGGAGTAAATGATAAATATCTAAAGTCTATACTAGAATAGTAAGCATATATTGCGAAGAGAATAGCTAAAATTCCATTTGTAACCAAAATAGGCTTCCAAGAGCTATTTTTTCTGTCGTTCAAATTTTGTTCTTTGTCTAAAACATTGTCCATATCAATTGAAAAAAGCAAGCAGAAAACAATTTTTTAAAATCTTCTACCGTTGTAGCATAAAATTGCAAAATATTTTGTAAATTATATGTGCTAGAAACAACATAAAAACACTTGGCTTCCCTATAATATAACTTTTTAAATAAAAAATTAGACTATATTATTTCTACTTCATAAGTATGTAAGAATTACCCAAAGATAAATAAATATTTAATTTGGATTTTCTATTAACAATTACTTAATTTAGAAGGAAATTGAGAAAATAAAACCAAGATTTTCTAATTTGAAAGAAAAGACAATTACTATCCAAAACACGCATCAACTCACACAAATACCATAAAAATCTATGACTGTGGCAACGTCGCTTCCAAAAATTATTTTTGAGGGAGTAAATTCAATCATTTATTACCGAGATACTAGCGAGTGGAACACGCCAGTTATTATCAAGGTTATTAAAAATGATTTTCCGACTCCAACACAGCTTATTCAGTTTAACAACGAGTATGAATTTACAAAAGACCTCAAAATTGAGGGCATCAGAAAGGCATACAAAAAGGATAAACTAGAGGGTAAGCCTGCGCTTGTATTGGAGTATTTTTCTGGAATTACATTTAAGAAGAGTTTTGCTGAAAATTCTTGGACGTACAAAGATTTTTTAAAGGTAGCTATCAATATTGCTGAAGCTCTTTGGCAAATCCATCAAAATCATATCATTCATAAAGACATTAATAGCAACAATGTCTTGGTAGATTTTGCTACGCACAACATCAAAATTATTGATTTTGGTATTTCTTCACGTATAGACACTCGTGTACAAGACCTCCGAAGCCCAGATTCTTTAGAAGGTACACTTGCTTATATTTCCCCAGAACAGACAGGCAGAATGAACCGTGCCGTAGATTACCGTTCTGATTTGTATTCTTTGGGAGTTGCTTTTTACGAAATTCTGACAAGCAAATTACCTTTTACGGCTTCTGATTCTATTGAACTCGTGCATTGTCATTTGGCACAAAAACCACAACCTCCTCATCAAGTAAACCCTTCTGTGCCTCGTGTGTTGTCTGAACTGGTAATGAAACTGCTAGAAAAAAATGCAGAAGACCGTTATCAGTCAGCTTTTGGCTTAAAAGCAGATTTAGAGCTTTGTTTGAAAGGTTTTATTGCCAATGGAAATGGAAAAATAGATTATTTTAAGTTAGGACAAGAAGATTATTCTGACCGTTTTTCTATTCCTCAAAAACTATATGGTAGAGAAAATGAAGTAAAATTATTACTCAACTCTTTTGAAAGAGTCTCTAATGGAGCTACCGAAATGATTTTGGTAGAAGGGTATTCTGGAGTAGGAAAAACTTCTCTTGTCAATGAAACCCATCGTTCCATTACAGAGAAAAGAGGATATTTTATAAAGGGAAAATTTGACCAGTATCAAAAAAACGTTCC from Bernardetia sp. includes the following:
- a CDS encoding AAA family ATPase; translation: MTVATSLPKIIFEGVNSIIYYRDTSEWNTPVIIKVIKNDFPTPTQLIQFNNEYEFTKDLKIEGIRKAYKKDKLEGKPALVLEYFSGITFKKSFAENSWTYKDFLKVAINIAEALWQIHQNHIIHKDINSNNVLVDFATHNIKIIDFGISSRIDTRVQDLRSPDSLEGTLAYISPEQTGRMNRAVDYRSDLYSLGVAFYEILTSKLPFTASDSIELVHCHLAQKPQPPHQVNPSVPRVLSELVMKLLEKNAEDRYQSAFGLKADLELCLKGFIANGNGKIDYFKLGQEDYSDRFSIPQKLYGRENEVKLLLNSFERVSNGATEMILVEGYSGVGKTSLVNETHRSITEKRGYFIKGKFDQYQKNVPYSAIIQALNEFIEYLLTETKESLAEWKRKINKVVGENGQILLDVLPNLEMIIGEQETVQELPPNEAKNRFNYVFKSFIRVISQKKHPVVLFIDDMQWADGASLNLLKVLMTDIENRYLLIIGAYRDNEVTSAHALMVMVKSLQAQN